A stretch of DNA from Methanolinea mesophila:
ACCGGGACAGGTTCAGCCTGCTCCTGAAGAAACTCGAGATCCCCAGTCCACCCAACAGCAGCGCGTATTCGCTCGAGGAGGCCAGGGTCAAGGCTGCAGCCATCGGGTACCCGGTCCTCGTCCGCCCGTCCTACGTCCTCGGGGGGAGGGCCATGGAGATCGTGCACGACGAGGTGGAGCTGGAGAGCTACATGAAAGAGGCGGTCCGGGTGAGCCGCCATCACCCGGTGCTGATCGACTCGTTCCTCCAGAACGCGGTCGAACTTGACGTGGACGCGGTCTGCGACGGTGAAGAGGTCCTGATCGGGGGGATCATGGAGCACATCGAGGAGGCGGGAGTCCACAGCGGGGACTCGGCGTGCGTGATCCCCACGCAGTCCCTCTCTCCCTCGATCCTGGAACGCGTTCGCGACTATACCCGGAGGATGGCCCTCGAACTCGGAGTGGTCGGCCTGGTCAACATCCAGCTTGCGATCAAGGACGACGTGGTCTACGTGCTGGAAGCAAACCCCCGTGCGAGCAGGACTGTACCCTTCGTGAGCAAGGCCACCGGACTCCCCCTCGCTAAGATCGCGGCGAAGGTGATGATCGGGAAGAAACTAAAAGACCTTGGCTACGCGGAACGCCCCATCTGCCACGTCGCGGTCAAGGAGGTGCTCCTCCCGTTCAACAAGCTGCCCGGTGTGGACACGGTGCTCGGCCCTGAAATGAAGAGCACCGGCGAGGTCATGGGGATCGATTACGACTTCGGGCGGGCGTATTACAAGGCATCCGTCTCAGCGGACAACGAGCTCCCGGTCGAAGGGAACGTCTTCATCTCGGTATCCAGCGACCAGAAGGATGAGGTGATCGATATCGCCAGGAAACTGAAGAACCTGGGACTTTCCCTGTATGGAACGTCGGGTACCGTCGAGTACCTGACCCAGGCCGGGATCGAGGCGCACCTGGTGCGAAAAGTCCAGGAAGGTTCGCCGAACGTGATCGATATGCTCCGGAACGGGGAGATCCGCCTTATTGTGAATACCCCGATGGACAAGCAGTCCCGCCAGGATCACTACCAGATCATGCGGGTCGCAGTCGATTATGGCGTACCGTACATTACCACGGTCCAGGCCGCAAGGGCCGCGGCGCTCGCAATCGAAGCCATCAAAAAATCGAAGATCACCATCGAACCCCTGAGCCACTATAATCCTTCGCGATAGCGCCTGGGACTTTTTTTCCCCTTTCCGCTCATGGGGATGGCCTTATAATCAATCGCCCCGAAAAAGTACCTGGAGAATCGGAATCGATAATACCGCGGGACGGGCCGGCAGGTAATGCTTAAAAGTCCGGTATTTCCGCCTGTCCCGAACAAGGAGCACGACAATGGGTAAAGGAACCATAGTAATGGCATACTCCGGAGGGCTCGATACCTCCATTTGCATCCCTCTTTTAAAAGAGCGATACGGGTTTGACAGGGTGATCACCGTAGCGGTCAACGTGGGCCAGAGGGATGAGGAGATCGCAATGGCCACCGAGAAGGGGAAGAAACTCGCCGATAAGCACTATACCATCGATGCAAGGGAACAATTCGTCAACGAGTACGTGTTCCCCGCCATCCGGGCGAACGGGTCCTACGAGGGATATCCCATGGGGACTGCGCTTGCCCGCCCCCTGATTGCGGAGGAGGTCGTCCGGGTGGCAATGGAAGAAGGCTCCCACAGTGTGGCACATGGGTGCACGGGGAAGGGAAACGACCAGTTGCGGTTCGATTTCATCTTCCGGATGGCCGGACTCGAGGTTATTGCACCCATCCGTGAGCTGAACCTCACCCGCGACTGGGAGATTACCTATGCGCAGGAGCACAACATCCCGGTGACCGTGGCAAAGGAAAAACCGTGGAGCATCGATGAAAATATCTGGAGCAGGAGTATCGAGGGCGGAAAACTCGAGGACCCCGCATATCACCCCCCCGAAGAGATCTATGGCTGGACCGCGGCGCAGGAGAAAGCCCCCGACACCCCGGAGATCATCTCCCTGCAGTTCCTGAAAGGTGTCCCGGTCGCCCTGAACGGCCAGGCAATGTCCGGGCTCGACCTGATCCGGACCCTGAACGTCATCGCGGGGAAGCACGGCATCGGCCGGAGCAACATGATCGAGGACCGGATCCTCGGTCTCAAGGCCAGGGAGATCTACGAACACCCCGCGGCAACCGTCCTCCTTACAGCTCACGCCGACCTTGAACTGCTCACCCTCACCCGGCAGGAGCTCTCGTTCAAGCGGATGGTGGACGACCGCTGGTCGGAACTCGCCTACATGGGCCTGGTGCACGAGCCGCTCTTTTTGGACCTGAACGCGTTCATCACCCGCTCACAGGAGAATGTCAGCGGACGCGTGGACGTGAAGCTGTACAAGGGATCCTGCAGGGTGCTCGGACGCTCCGCGCCGGAAGGGCTCTATTCCGAGGAGCTTGTGTCCTTCGACAGCGGGGCCCTGGACCAGTGCCACGCCATCGGGGTCTCCGCCTATTACGGTATACAGGCACGGATGAACAAAAAGAAATAATTTTTTTAAAGGATCTTTTTCCCGGCGTTCGGCCCGGGAGCACAATCGAAAATTTCCTCGATATGCATGACAATCAGCGATTTCGCAGGGAGCTCGGGCTTTTTATCGTGCACCATCTTCCGCATCTTCTCGTAATCGGGACCCGACGTCTTGATCTCGACCTTCCCCTTCAGCTGGAGACATTTCTTGCTCTCCGGCTCCCAGGCGTACACCGCGATCTTCGGGTTCTCCTTGAGGTTTGCGAGGGTCTTGTTCATGAAATTGTCCGCGAGCCAGAGGGTATCGTCGCTTACCATGACCACGAATGCTATCGGAGCGACGTTCGGCACTCCCGCTTTCGAGGCGGTCGCAACCGGGAAAAGTTTCACCTTGGAGAACGCCTCTTTCATCTCTGCCGTCATTTTGACCATTTTTTCACCATCCGGATATCCGGCACGGCGCTGCCGTAGTAGTGCCATCAACCTGCAAGACTTTATTTTTTTGGTTTCCAGGGGATGAGGCGGATGCCCGGGTTCACGAGGCTGATCTGTAGGGGAGGAGGACCGGATTTTCAACGAGTATCAGGTCCCGAATGAATTTCCGGGTTCAGAGTTGAGCATGTCGCTATTATTACCAGGTTCACGTGGAAGGAGGGTTATAAGAATGAATTAGTAACAGGATTGATGGTGCCCTAAGAGTAAGGGTTCACGAGGAAGGCCGGTTATGAGGAGGAAAGGGCCTTGGGGGGGTCAGGAAGCTAAAAGCCAAGGTTCACGAGGAAGGCCGGTTCTGATGAGGAAGGGGCTTTGGGGGGGGGATCAGGATCCTAAAAGCCAAGGTTCACGAGGAAGGCCGGTTCTGATGAGGAAAGGGCTTTGGGGGATCAGGATCCTAAAAGCCAAGGTTCACGAGGAAGACCGGTTATGAGGAGGAAGGGTGACGTATGAGCGTTCCTGCATACCTTGAAACATGGAAAAGCGGGGAACTGGCCGGAAAGGTAGAGCGGGCCCTCTCGCAGCTCGATTCATGCACCGTCTGCCCAAGGGACTGCGCCGTTGACAGGGCCGCCGGCGAGCACGGCTATTGCGGGATCGGCCAACATGCACGTATTGCCAGTTACGGCCCTCATTTCGGAGAGGAGCGACCGCTCGTCGGGCGTTTCGGATCGGGGACAATCTTCTTCTCGGGATGCCATATGCGGTGCAGGTTCTGTCAGAATTACCAGATAAGCCAGCTCCGCTATGGAAGCGAGGTCTCCGCTCCTGAACTCGCCAGGATCATGCTGGAACTACAGGACCGGGGATGCATCAACATCAACCTGGTCTCGCCCTCTCACGTCGTCCCCCAGATCCTCGAATCGCTCCCGATTGCCGTCGAAGGAGGTCTCTCCATCCCCCTGGTGTATAATACAGGAACCTTCGACCGCATTGGGACGCTCGAACTGCTGCACGGCGTCGTAGACATCTACATGCCGGACGCGAAATACGGGAGCGACGAAATTGCCCGCGATCTCTCTGATGCCCCCGGTTACACGGAGATAATGCACGCGGCACTAAAGGAGATGTACCGCCAGGTCGGGAACCTGAAGACAGAGAACGGCATCGCGACACGGGGAATGATTATCCGCCACCTGGTCCTTCCGGGAGACCTCGCGGGGAGCGGGGAGGTGATGCGGTTCATCGCCCGGGAGATTTCAACGGATGCATACGTGAATATTATGGACCAGTATTACCCTTCCTGGAAGGCCAAGGAGACCGGTTATTCAGGAACCCCGCATGAATCGCTTCTCGGAAGACGTATTACTGACGACGAGTACCGGATTGCACTCGAAATTGCAAAAAAAGAGGGGCTTCACCGGGGATTTCCCGGGGCGGACGAGTAATTCTTATGGACTGGATCCTGCCAGGTTGAATTCATGGGAACCATATGCTCAATAAATGAATTTTCGAAAAAAAATGGCTAATGAACAAGATATTTCCTATTCCGCTTCGCTAGGTCGGTATGATGCCTGCACCTGGTCTCAATTGAGTCGACAACTGATCACTTAATCATCGTTATGTGATAGGAGATCGAAGGATCCAATCTCTCCGGGAAACGTATAAGATCCGCCGCCGGGGCGCCCTCCGGGGGCGGCGGAATCATCCTATGAGGTTTGGGGGCGATAGCCCCCAGTAAGCATCTTCAGAGAAGTCGCACAACTATCAGCACAATTTTATTTTATGAGAAATATACAAGAAATTTCGCCAATTACCTCACAAATACCAACAGAGAGGGTCGTCCCCGCCTATCTGCCCCGTCTCGTGATATGCCCTTACCCTGCACCCTCCTCCACAGGTGTCGACCGAGGGACAGCCCCTGCATTTTCCGGTAAGGATATTCGCATTGTTCCTGAATATACCGAGAACGGGATTCTCCTCGTCCCGCCACAAGGTGCTGAACGGTCGTTCGCGGACGTTCCCGATCAGAAAACCCTCCTCCTGGGCAAACTGGCAGGGATAGACATTCCCCAGGTGATCGATGTTGGCCACCCGCCGGCCCGCACTGCACCCGGCCCCCATGCACCTGGCGAGAGTCCGGGCATGTCCACTCTCACCTTCATTGTCCTCATCCATTCTTTGCAGGATATGGACCAGATCCTGGGGAGCGTCGACGGTGAGAATCTCCATCTCGCCCGGCTCGAGCATCCTGGCCCATAGGTACAGCAGCTCGAGCGCCGACTTCGCCTCGCCGGGGGTGAGTTGCGAGCCGTTCGCAAGTTCCCTTCCCCTTCCGCTGGGGACGAGCCAATAGAGGCAGAACCGCGGGACACCAAGGTCCCTGGCCATGCGGAGTACTTCCTCGAGCCCGGAAACGTTCTCCCTTGTCGCGGTGAACCGTATCCCGCACTTCAGGTCCGCGTCCAGGCAGTTCCGGATCCCCTGCACGGCCCGGTCGAAACTTCCCGGGACATTCCTCTGCCGGTCGTGGACCTCCGGCCCGGGCCCGTCGATGGATACGCCCGCATACTCGATACCGGTCTCTTTCAGCCGGGCCGCCACCCGGGGAGTGATCAGGGTGCCGTTGGTGCTCAGGGCCAGTTTGATCCCCTTCGCTCTGGCATGTCCGGCAAGCTCCCAGAAATCGTCCCGCAGGAGAGGTTCGCCCCCCGAGAGGAGGATGAGGGGGACCCCCATACCGGCGAGGTCGTCGATCACGTGCATCGCCTCATTTGTCCCAAGTTCGAGCGCGGTGCCCGCCCTCGGACCAGAGGAGTTGTAACAGTGGAGGCAGGAGAGATTGCACCGGGTGGTGAGGTTCCAGAACACCACCGGGGCATCCACCTTCGAAAATGCGAGATACCGGGAGGGGATCTCCCCGAAGGGTGCCGAACGGTGTTTGATCACCTCGCTCACTGTACCGCTCCCGTGGATCATCTGCGTTATCCGGTTCATTCCTGCTCCTTTCTGTTCCGGAGACTCCCGGTAGGCGATCTCTTGTACTCAGCCCCGCTGAACAGCACCAGGTAGGTATCTATTCCCGTGTCGGCCGCGATTTCCGCGACCTCGTTGCAGAGATCCTCTCTTCGCCGCGAATGATGGACGGTATAGAGCTCATAATCCCAGCGACCCGGGACGGGTCTCCGGCGGTAGCAGTGAGTAACTCCGGGAAACTCCGCCACCCTTGCACCGAGCGACGACACGTCTGCCTGGTGAACATCCCATGCAACCAGCGCATTTGCAGTGATCCCGGCCTTTCGCTGGTCGATCCTCGCCCGGAACCTCCGGATCACTCCCTGTGTGCGAAGGATCTGCAGTCTCCGGATGACCTCCGATTCCGGGATACCCGTTCTCCTTCCGATCTCCCTGTAGGGATGATCCGAGAGCGGGATCCCCCCCTCGATCTCCATCAATAGCATCCTGTCCGTGTTATCCATGTTGCTCGTCTCCGTCGAACCTGAACCGCACATCTACCTTGTACCGGTCGAGAGTGACCAGGTTGAGCACCTTTTCGTCGGGTAGCCCGGTCTTCGCGATGATCTCCCCCACCAGCCTGACGCATTCGTCCTCGTCCCGGGTGCTGAGCGTGAACCATACGTTGTAGTCGTGCTCCCGCTGGTAATTATGGGAGACCTGGGGATATTCGTTGATTATCGTCACCACCCGGGGAATATCGCATGCAGGCACCTGCATTGCCACGAGGGTCGAATACCGGAGTCCAATCTTCCCGGTCTCGAGAATGGGGGAGATGCTCCGGATTATTCCGCGGGACTGGAGATCCCGGACCCTGGAGAGCACTTCGCTGCCGGGCAGTCCGAGTCTCCCGCCGAGCGCATCCCATGGTGACGGGATAAGGGGGAATTCCTCCTGGAGCAGGTCGAGAACCTTCAGGTCGACCGGATCAGGGAATTGTTTCATGATATCGGCCCCTTTTCGTCACCCGGAATATACGGGCACCAGGGCTCCTCGTCGAGATAGTGATCCCCGGAAAGGGATGATCCATGTGGGGTGATCCGGCCGCTATTATTCCACAAGCCGTAGGCCCGTGCCCTGCATCCCCCGCAAAGACGCCTGTACTCGCACCTTCCACATTTCCCCCGGAGCCTCGTGAAATCCCTGAGATCCCGGAGTATCTCTGACCGGTACCATATCTCCCTGAAAGGCGTCGAAAGGATATTGCCGCAGCTGATCGGAAGATACGGGCATGGAGTGACGTCTCCGGTCGGCGTGATCCGGCAATAACTCTTCCCGGCGATGCATCCTCTCCCCCATTCTTCAAGCGGAAGTCCCATCTTCCGCGCGATCCGGATGAACTGCGGGGCACACGTGGGTCGGATGTGCACACCTGGCGCATTGATCGCGAGCACCTCGCGGATCATCGTTTCATACATTGCGGGAGTAACGTCCGTCATGGTCCCCCCCCTTCCGGTCGGCACCAGGAAGAAGACCTGGAAATCAGTGACTCCGAGGTTCCTCCCCATAGATATGATATCATGGATCTCCCGGAAGTTCTCCCAGGTGACGGTAGTATGGATCTGGACTCCAAGCCCCGCTCTGACCGAACCCCTGACTGCCTCGACCGCTTTCCCGAAGGCGCCCTCAACCCCGCGGAACCCGTCGTGAACTTCGGGCGAGCAGGAATCCAGGCTGATTGCTATCTTTTTCAACCCGGCCCGACGAAGCTTGGCTGCCATATCTTCGTCGACGAGGTACCCGCAGCTGCCCATTACCATTCGAAGACCTCGTCCGGTTCCGAACCTTATGATCTCGAAGATATCTTCTCTCATCGTAGGTTCCCCCCCGCTCAGGATTACCACAGGACGCGAGAGAGATATTATCCGTTCAATCACCTCTTCCGCTTCGGTCGTGGAGAGTTCTCCCTGAACGGGGTCTCCTGCAGAGATATAACAATGCGGGCATTTCAGCATGCACCTCGTGGTAAGATTCCATGAAATTATGCGGGGCGCTTCAGGGGGTTGTCCTAATTCCACGGGACCATCATAACCGGGATGCATACATCACCACTCCCAGGTATGCTATCCCTACAACTACAAACGGGATAATCCCTGTCACGGTTAATTCGGCGGCTCCTATCACATACCCCATCGGGAAAAGCGCTCCTACCGGGTTCTGGGTTATCCCAAGGAGGACCAGAGGGAGCGTAACGAGTATTGCGAAGAGATGGACGCTCCCCAGGGTCCTGGCGACAAGCCCGACTAATGTGCCACTAATCGCCGCGAGAATAAGGGAGAGTTCGGCGAAGGGAATGATCAGCGCGCCTTCGAAGAATGCACCGGCAAGCATCGCAGGCAGAAACTGGGCAGTATAGAGCAGCACGTAATTTGCAGTATATGCCGAAAAAATCTCATTCTTCGGTCGCTCGCTTACCACAAGACGGCGGAACATCCCGCTTAGTCTCAGTTTCACAAGATTGATCGCCGTTCCGGCGACCACTACGAAGATGAGCAGCACTGTGAGAACCAGCCCGGAATATCCCCATAACCCTGCCACCAGGACCGCGGCTGCCGGGACGATCATCCTCCCCGCCAATCGCAGGGGATGGCCAGTGTACTCTTTCATCAGCGGGGTCCACATCATCGCTTTTCGAACCTCGTTCTGGCTTCATCTACTACCGATACGGTGATCCGCGAATAGCCTTTATCCCGGGCATATTTTTCCACAAGTTTCCTTACCATCGGCCGGACGAATGCCGGAGCCCGGGAGACCTTTTCCTCTGCATCGCGGGTCCAGAACTCGTCTGTTGCCCCGGGATCACCGAATACCTCGATGGTGCGTGGTACGCCGAACGGGAGCATCTTGGCAATAAGCGGGGGAAGATCCTCGATCCGTTCCAGGTGCTCGGTGAAAACCTGATCCCCGGTCGAGATCGTGACCGGGATGAGATCCTGCTCAAGCTCGGTGACGGAGCCGACCTCCTTCAGTCCTTCCCCGGTCAGGTGAAAAATCCGGTCTCCGTGGCGGATTTCACTTATCCTGTTCGTCCCGTAGAGAACCGCGGCCCCCTCCCGGGCCCGTTCCCCGGCAAGCGAGAAGAAACGGGTTCTTGTATCGGAATCAAGTCCCAGTGACGGTTCGTCATACAGGAGGACCGGCTTTCCGCTTACAAGGGATTCGGCGAGCATGAGCTTGCGCTTCATCCCCAGGGAATAGCTCCCGGCAGGACCCGAGGGGTCCAGGTCAAGGATCTTGAAAATCCGGTCGGAATCGTCCAGTTTCGTCAGGGCGTATATTTTTTTGAAAAATTCGAGATTGTCCCATCCGTTCACGTTCTCGAAATGGGAATTTTCATCGAAAACCGGAAAAATCCTGGCCCTGACGGTCTCCCGTTCGCGGTCCCCGTCGGCTCCGAGGATCAGGAAACGTCCGCCCGAGGGGCGGCAGGTCGTTGAAAGGACGTTGAATAATGTCGATTTTCCCGTACCATTCTTTCCATAGATACAGCAGATCTCCCCGGGGTCAACGGTGAAGGTGAGATCCCTGACTCCCTTCCCGCCGGGATACGTGTAAGCCAGGCTTTCCACGGCCACCGCAGGGATCATATCCCGAATTTCTCCCTCGCGCCGTCCATTATCTCGGGAGTGATGATAAAAACCCCAAGCTCGCGTGCGTACCGTTCTATCGCAAGCACCGCCATACTCCGGGCGAAGGGAGGTACATTCTCGATACGGGCACTGGCCTCCTCGGTCCACTCGAGTGACCCGCCTGCGGGGCAGGGAACGGAAGCAGGCTCACCTGAGGGGATCTTCCCCGGGATTTGTGCCCATCCACCGACTACCAGGACGTTCGCACCGGTATTCCTCACCACCCTTTCAGCTGTTGATCCGATATCGGAATAGCTGCCCTTGTGCATACCGGAACGGCTCACTACCACAAGGTCATACCCGCCCTGCTCCGCTTCACGGCAGATCTCGTTCCAGGGCACGCCTTCTTTCCGCACCGGATTCACCCGCGAACATCCCGAGTCGCGAGCGACCTCACACCCCCGGTCCAGATATTTCCGGTAAAGTTCGGCGAGGCTCCGATCGATTATGGTGTTGTGGAGCGTTTCCTGCTCGTTGAACCTGAACACCTTGCCCGCCTCCTCGGAAAGGACCCGGGAGAGGAGGGAGAATACCGTGCGGTGCAACTGGGGGTTGAAGACCGATATGAGCGTGACCTCCCCGTTCATCATCGATGCGAGTCCTGAGCCTGTCTTCACGGCTCCGAAGGACTCCTCGCTCCCGTCAATCCCGACAAGAACCTTCCGGGGTATCCTGTCGTTCCTGATTATCAGGAGGTCGCACCCCGCGTGGCGGAGCACGGATGAAGCGGTTCCGCCGAGCGTGCGCGTCCCCTCTACCGTGCCAAGCCCTTGTGCACCCATGATGAAGAGGTCATGACTTCTGGTCGCT
This window harbors:
- a CDS encoding argininosuccinate synthase; its protein translation is MGKGTIVMAYSGGLDTSICIPLLKERYGFDRVITVAVNVGQRDEEIAMATEKGKKLADKHYTIDAREQFVNEYVFPAIRANGSYEGYPMGTALARPLIAEEVVRVAMEEGSHSVAHGCTGKGNDQLRFDFIFRMAGLEVIAPIRELNLTRDWEITYAQEHNIPVTVAKEKPWSIDENIWSRSIEGGKLEDPAYHPPEEIYGWTAAQEKAPDTPEIISLQFLKGVPVALNGQAMSGLDLIRTLNVIAGKHGIGRSNMIEDRILGLKAREIYEHPAATVLLTAHADLELLTLTRQELSFKRMVDDRWSELAYMGLVHEPLFLDLNAFITRSQENVSGRVDVKLYKGSCRVLGRSAPEGLYSEELVSFDSGALDQCHAIGVSAYYGIQARMNKKK
- a CDS encoding pyridoxamine 5'-phosphate oxidase family protein; the encoded protein is MVKMTAEMKEAFSKVKLFPVATASKAGVPNVAPIAFVVMVSDDTLWLADNFMNKTLANLKENPKIAVYAWEPESKKCLQLKGKVEIKTSGPDYEKMRKMVHDKKPELPAKSLIVMHIEEIFDCAPGPNAGKKIL
- a CDS encoding radical SAM protein, which gives rise to MSVPAYLETWKSGELAGKVERALSQLDSCTVCPRDCAVDRAAGEHGYCGIGQHARIASYGPHFGEERPLVGRFGSGTIFFSGCHMRCRFCQNYQISQLRYGSEVSAPELARIMLELQDRGCININLVSPSHVVPQILESLPIAVEGGLSIPLVYNTGTFDRIGTLELLHGVVDIYMPDAKYGSDEIARDLSDAPGYTEIMHAALKEMYRQVGNLKTENGIATRGMIIRHLVLPGDLAGSGEVMRFIAREISTDAYVNIMDQYYPSWKAKETGYSGTPHESLLGRRITDDEYRIALEIAKKEGLHRGFPGADE
- a CDS encoding radical SAM/SPASM domain-containing protein yields the protein MNRITQMIHGSGTVSEVIKHRSAPFGEIPSRYLAFSKVDAPVVFWNLTTRCNLSCLHCYNSSGPRAGTALELGTNEAMHVIDDLAGMGVPLILLSGGEPLLRDDFWELAGHARAKGIKLALSTNGTLITPRVAARLKETGIEYAGVSIDGPGPEVHDRQRNVPGSFDRAVQGIRNCLDADLKCGIRFTATRENVSGLEEVLRMARDLGVPRFCLYWLVPSGRGRELANGSQLTPGEAKSALELLYLWARMLEPGEMEILTVDAPQDLVHILQRMDEDNEGESGHARTLARCMGAGCSAGRRVANIDHLGNVYPCQFAQEEGFLIGNVRERPFSTLWRDEENPVLGIFRNNANILTGKCRGCPSVDTCGGGCRVRAYHETGQIGGDDPLCWYL
- the ahbB gene encoding siroheme decarboxylase subunit beta, whose protein sequence is MDNTDRMLLMEIEGGIPLSDHPYREIGRRTGIPESEVIRRLQILRTQGVIRRFRARIDQRKAGITANALVAWDVHQADVSSLGARVAEFPGVTHCYRRRPVPGRWDYELYTVHHSRRREDLCNEVAEIAADTGIDTYLVLFSGAEYKRSPTGSLRNRKEQE
- a CDS encoding Lrp/AsnC family transcriptional regulator, translating into MKQFPDPVDLKVLDLLQEEFPLIPSPWDALGGRLGLPGSEVLSRVRDLQSRGIIRSISPILETGKIGLRYSTLVAMQVPACDIPRVVTIINEYPQVSHNYQREHDYNVWFTLSTRDEDECVRLVGEIIAKTGLPDEKVLNLVTLDRYKVDVRFRFDGDEQHG
- a CDS encoding radical SAM/SPASM domain-containing protein, with translation MHPGYDGPVELGQPPEAPRIISWNLTTRCMLKCPHCYISAGDPVQGELSTTEAEEVIERIISLSRPVVILSGGEPTMREDIFEIIRFGTGRGLRMVMGSCGYLVDEDMAAKLRRAGLKKIAISLDSCSPEVHDGFRGVEGAFGKAVEAVRGSVRAGLGVQIHTTVTWENFREIHDIISMGRNLGVTDFQVFFLVPTGRGGTMTDVTPAMYETMIREVLAINAPGVHIRPTCAPQFIRIARKMGLPLEEWGRGCIAGKSYCRITPTGDVTPCPYLPISCGNILSTPFREIWYRSEILRDLRDFTRLRGKCGRCEYRRLCGGCRARAYGLWNNSGRITPHGSSLSGDHYLDEEPWCPYIPGDEKGPIS
- a CDS encoding ATP-binding cassette domain-containing protein, translated to MIPAVAVESLAYTYPGGKGVRDLTFTVDPGEICCIYGKNGTGKSTLFNVLSTTCRPSGGRFLILGADGDRERETVRARIFPVFDENSHFENVNGWDNLEFFKKIYALTKLDDSDRIFKILDLDPSGPAGSYSLGMKRKLMLAESLVSGKPVLLYDEPSLGLDSDTRTRFFSLAGERAREGAAVLYGTNRISEIRHGDRIFHLTGEGLKEVGSVTELEQDLIPVTISTGDQVFTEHLERIEDLPPLIAKMLPFGVPRTIEVFGDPGATDEFWTRDAEEKVSRAPAFVRPMVRKLVEKYARDKGYSRITVSVVDEARTRFEKR
- a CDS encoding universal stress protein, with translation MYSDIAIAVDKSPCSHASETIGVEIAKQFHAAVSGYHVYSGRFHRARFGALEPYLPPRYQDEDQLDYQRRIHSVLIERGLEIISLEYMKGLSEKCAGEKIPLREVLKDGKNADILIEATRSHDLFIMGAQGLGTVEGTRTLGGTASSVLRHAGCDLLIIRNDRIPRKVLVGIDGSEESFGAVKTGSGLASMMNGEVTLISVFNPQLHRTVFSLLSRVLSEEAGKVFRFNEQETLHNTIIDRSLAELYRKYLDRGCEVARDSGCSRVNPVRKEGVPWNEICREAEQGGYDLVVVSRSGMHKGSYSDIGSTAERVVRNTGANVLVVGGWAQIPGKIPSGEPASVPCPAGGSLEWTEEASARIENVPPFARSMAVLAIERYARELGVFIITPEIMDGAREKFGI